A stretch of Bacillus pseudomycoides DNA encodes these proteins:
- the mazG gene encoding nucleoside triphosphate pyrophosphohydrolase, whose protein sequence is MSGVITILGLGAGELDQLTMGVYRKIKEADYMYVRTKEHPVIGELEKEGIKYTSFDDVYEAHDTFEIVYETIANTLIEQAQDTDIIYAVPGHPLVAERTVQLLLQKGEEKQVEVRIEGGQSFLDPMFASLKIDPIEGFQLIDATSFERGQLELRQHLIFCQVYDAFVASEVKLTLMEMLPDEYEVYIVTAAGTSFEQVKKVPLYLLDHETELNNLTSVYIPPVAERASLYQQFDVLREIIAELRGPNGCPWDKKQTHQSLKKYLIEEAYEVLEAIDEEDDDHLVEELGDVLLQVMLHAQIGEDEGWFSVDDIIRTLSEKMVRRHPHVFGDIDVENAEEVVSNWEEIKKREKGHVRESILTGIPKSLPQLLRAYEIQKKAGTVGFDWDDVQPMMDKVFEELKEFQQEVEKMDKEKMLGEFGDLLFAFVNIARYYKLNPEEALHTTNEKFMSRFIYMEAKVAEMDKEMQELKLEQMDALWEEAKQIENQ, encoded by the coding sequence GTGAGTGGAGTAATCACGATTTTAGGATTAGGTGCTGGTGAATTAGATCAGCTGACAATGGGTGTGTACCGAAAGATAAAAGAAGCAGATTATATGTATGTGCGTACGAAAGAACACCCTGTTATTGGAGAGTTGGAAAAAGAAGGAATAAAGTATACATCTTTTGACGATGTATATGAGGCACATGATACATTTGAGATTGTATATGAAACAATTGCAAATACGCTAATAGAACAAGCACAAGATACAGATATTATATACGCTGTGCCGGGTCATCCACTTGTTGCAGAACGAACTGTTCAACTGCTTTTACAAAAAGGAGAAGAAAAGCAAGTTGAGGTGCGAATTGAAGGTGGACAAAGCTTCTTGGACCCAATGTTTGCTAGTTTGAAAATAGATCCAATTGAAGGATTTCAACTTATTGATGCAACTTCATTTGAACGTGGTCAATTAGAATTACGCCAACATTTAATTTTTTGCCAAGTATATGATGCGTTCGTAGCATCTGAGGTGAAGCTGACGTTAATGGAAATGTTGCCTGATGAGTATGAAGTATACATTGTAACGGCTGCAGGAACATCGTTTGAGCAAGTAAAGAAAGTACCGCTCTATCTGTTAGATCATGAAACAGAGTTGAACAACTTAACGAGCGTGTATATACCGCCTGTTGCTGAGCGTGCTTCTTTATATCAACAATTTGATGTGCTCAGAGAAATCATTGCTGAGCTCCGTGGACCGAATGGTTGTCCATGGGATAAAAAACAAACGCATCAGTCTTTAAAGAAATATTTAATCGAAGAGGCATATGAAGTGTTAGAAGCAATTGATGAAGAAGATGATGATCATTTGGTTGAAGAGCTTGGTGATGTGTTATTACAAGTTATGCTTCATGCTCAAATTGGAGAAGATGAGGGGTGGTTCTCCGTTGATGATATTATCCGAACGCTATCTGAGAAAATGGTACGTCGTCACCCGCATGTATTTGGAGATATAGATGTGGAGAATGCGGAAGAAGTTGTTTCAAATTGGGAAGAAATTAAAAAACGAGAAAAGGGGCATGTAAGGGAATCTATTTTAACAGGAATTCCAAAAAGTTTACCACAATTACTACGTGCGTATGAAATTCAGAAAAAAGCCGGAACGGTTGGCTTTGATTGGGATGATGTACAGCCGATGATGGATAAAGTTTTTGAAGAATTGAAAGAGTTCCAGCAAGAAGTCGAAAAGATGGATAAAGAAAAAATGTTAGGTGAATTTGGAGATTTACTATTCGCCTTCGTTAATATTGCTCGCTACTATAAATTGAATCCAGAAGAGGCACTTCATACAACAAACGAAAAATTCATGAGCCGTTTTATTTATATGGAAGCGAAAGTAGCTGAAATGGATAAGGAAATGCAGGAGTTAAAGTTAGAGCAAATGGACGCTTTGTGGGAAGAAGCAAAACAGATAGAGAATCAATAA
- the mfd gene encoding transcription-repair coupling factor: MIGLLEQFYKNKEIQSIINGLEEGLKEQLVSGMATSSRSLLMAALYKKTKQSQLIVTHNLFQAQKVYEDLVSLLGEQDVWLYPVNELIASEIGVASPELKAQRIEVLNRLAMGERGIIVVPVAGLRRFLPIKELWKQKQIEISLGQEIDLDALLHTLHHIGYERKSMVEAPGEFSLRGGILDIYPLTEELPFRIEFFDTEVDSIRSFDVEEQRSQDKRESVKFGPATEFLFSKDELKLGVERLEEGLMKTMQKLSDDKIKTAVLETVSHEIEILKNGQTIEQMFKYLSIFYKEHASLIDYLPENGVVILDEISRIQETASHLETEEAEWYTSLLSEGAIIQDLVFSHQFEEFLHHKKRSFVYLTLFLRHIANTHPQNIVNVTCKTMQDFHGQMQLLKTEIDRWTKGNFTTVVLGTDEERAKKLQYILSDYDIEADIIESTDILLPGRLQIAVGDLHAGFEMPMQKFVVITEKELFHKKVKKSQRKQKLSNAERIKSYSELKVGDYVVHVNHGIGKFLGIETLEINGVHKDYLNIKYQGNDKLYVPIEQIDQVQKYVGSEGKDPKVYKLGGNDWKKVKTKVEKSVQDIADDLIKLYAEREASKGYAYTPDTAEQQEFESSFPYQETEDQLRSIEEIKKDMERGRPMDRLLCGDVGYGKTEVAIRAAFKAIMDEKQVAILVPTTILAQQHYETIRERFQDYPINIGLLSRFRTRKQQNETIKGLKDGTVDIVIGTHRILSKDVTYKDLGLLIIDEEQRFGVTHKEKIKQLKANVDVLTLTATPIPRTLHMSMLGVRDLSVIETPPENRFPVQTYVVEYNPGLIREAIERELARGGQIYFLYNRVEDIERKADEISMLVPEARVTYAHGKMNESDLESVMLSFLDGQHDVLVSTTIIETGVDIPNVNTLIVFDADRMGLSQLYQLRGRVGRSNRVAYAYFAYKRDKVLSEVAEKRLQAIKEFTELGSGFKIAMRDLSIRGAGNLLGAEQHGFIDSVGFDLYSQMLKDAIEQRKGTQGIENMIDVEIDLEVDAYLPDAYISDSKQKIMMYKQFRGVSTIEDIEELQEEMIDRFGDYPQEVGYLLQIANIKVLAMKEQIELIKQTKFEVTFLFSEQASQNIDGGKLFMLGNSFGRMIGLGMEGSRLKIVMKTNGLETAKWLTIAENLLKGLPDVKKEVINA, translated from the coding sequence ATGATAGGGTTATTAGAGCAATTTTATAAAAATAAAGAAATACAATCCATTATTAATGGACTAGAAGAAGGATTGAAAGAACAGCTTGTATCAGGCATGGCAACTTCTTCTCGTTCTTTATTAATGGCTGCTTTATATAAAAAAACAAAGCAGTCGCAGCTTATTGTTACACACAACTTATTTCAAGCGCAGAAAGTATATGAGGATTTAGTTTCATTACTTGGTGAACAGGATGTATGGTTATATCCAGTTAATGAATTAATTGCGTCGGAAATAGGGGTTGCAAGCCCAGAACTGAAAGCGCAGCGTATTGAAGTATTAAATCGTTTAGCGATGGGCGAGCGGGGCATCATTGTTGTTCCGGTTGCTGGTTTACGTAGATTTTTACCAATAAAGGAGTTATGGAAGCAAAAGCAAATCGAAATTAGTCTAGGGCAAGAGATTGATTTAGATGCATTACTTCATACGTTGCACCATATTGGGTATGAACGTAAATCAATGGTAGAAGCGCCTGGAGAATTTAGTTTGCGCGGGGGTATACTGGATATTTATCCGTTAACTGAAGAATTACCGTTTCGTATAGAGTTCTTTGATACGGAAGTAGATTCTATCCGCTCATTTGATGTAGAAGAACAACGCTCTCAAGATAAAAGAGAAAGCGTGAAATTCGGTCCTGCGACAGAATTTTTATTTTCAAAAGATGAACTGAAATTAGGGGTGGAGCGTCTTGAGGAAGGTTTAATGAAGACGATGCAGAAGCTCTCTGATGATAAAATCAAGACAGCAGTACTTGAAACAGTTAGTCACGAGATAGAAATATTGAAAAACGGACAGACTATAGAGCAAATGTTTAAATATTTATCTATTTTTTACAAAGAACATGCTAGTCTAATAGACTATTTACCTGAGAACGGTGTCGTTATTTTAGATGAAATTTCGCGTATTCAAGAAACGGCATCACATCTTGAGACAGAAGAAGCAGAATGGTATACATCACTTCTAAGTGAAGGGGCAATTATTCAAGATTTGGTGTTCTCACACCAATTTGAAGAATTCCTACACCATAAAAAGAGAAGCTTTGTATATTTAACATTATTTTTACGCCATATTGCAAATACGCACCCGCAAAATATTGTTAATGTAACATGTAAAACAATGCAGGACTTCCATGGACAAATGCAGCTGTTAAAAACAGAAATTGATAGATGGACTAAAGGGAATTTCACGACAGTTGTATTAGGGACGGATGAAGAACGCGCAAAAAAATTACAATATATTTTAAGTGATTATGATATTGAAGCGGACATTATAGAATCCACAGATATATTGCTTCCTGGTCGTCTTCAAATTGCTGTAGGTGATTTACATGCAGGATTTGAAATGCCGATGCAGAAGTTTGTTGTGATTACAGAAAAAGAGTTGTTCCATAAGAAAGTAAAAAAATCACAACGTAAGCAAAAGTTATCGAATGCAGAACGTATTAAAAGTTATTCAGAGTTAAAAGTTGGAGACTACGTTGTTCATGTCAATCATGGTATTGGTAAATTTTTAGGAATTGAAACACTAGAAATTAATGGTGTGCATAAAGATTATTTGAACATTAAATATCAAGGTAATGATAAGTTGTATGTGCCAATCGAACAAATTGACCAAGTACAAAAATATGTAGGATCAGAGGGTAAGGATCCGAAAGTTTACAAATTGGGCGGAAACGATTGGAAAAAGGTCAAAACGAAGGTAGAAAAATCTGTACAAGATATTGCAGATGACTTAATTAAGTTGTATGCAGAGCGTGAGGCTTCAAAGGGATATGCGTATACGCCGGACACTGCAGAGCAACAGGAATTTGAATCATCTTTCCCGTATCAGGAGACAGAAGATCAGTTGCGTTCTATTGAAGAAATTAAGAAAGATATGGAACGTGGGCGTCCAATGGATCGACTTTTATGTGGTGATGTTGGATATGGAAAAACAGAAGTTGCGATTCGTGCAGCGTTTAAAGCAATTATGGATGAAAAGCAAGTTGCAATTTTAGTACCGACAACGATTCTTGCACAACAACACTATGAAACGATTCGAGAGCGTTTTCAAGACTATCCAATTAATATTGGATTGTTAAGTAGATTCCGTACTAGAAAACAGCAAAATGAAACGATTAAAGGTTTAAAAGACGGAACAGTTGATATTGTTATTGGAACACATCGTATTTTATCTAAAGATGTAACTTATAAAGATTTAGGTTTACTCATTATCGATGAAGAGCAACGATTTGGTGTTACACATAAAGAGAAGATTAAACAATTGAAAGCAAATGTTGACGTATTAACATTAACGGCAACGCCAATTCCGCGTACTCTCCATATGTCTATGCTTGGTGTACGAGATTTATCTGTTATTGAGACGCCACCGGAAAATCGTTTCCCGGTACAAACATATGTGGTTGAGTATAACCCGGGGTTAATTCGAGAAGCGATAGAACGGGAACTTGCAAGGGGCGGTCAAATTTATTTCTTATATAACCGTGTTGAAGATATTGAAAGAAAAGCAGATGAAATCTCTATGTTAGTCCCAGAGGCGCGTGTGACGTATGCGCATGGAAAAATGAACGAGAGTGACCTAGAATCTGTCATGCTATCGTTTTTAGATGGACAGCATGATGTTCTCGTAAGTACAACGATTATTGAAACAGGTGTTGATATTCCGAATGTAAATACATTAATTGTATTTGATGCGGATCGCATGGGATTATCACAGCTTTATCAGCTTCGTGGGCGTGTTGGTCGTTCAAACCGTGTTGCTTATGCATACTTTGCGTATAAACGTGATAAAGTGTTATCAGAGGTTGCTGAGAAGCGTTTACAAGCAATTAAAGAATTCACAGAACTTGGGTCAGGATTTAAAATTGCAATGCGAGATTTATCTATTCGTGGCGCTGGTAACTTGTTAGGGGCTGAGCAACATGGATTTATTGATTCTGTCGGATTTGATCTATATTCTCAAATGTTAAAAGATGCGATTGAACAGCGTAAAGGAACACAGGGAATTGAAAATATGATTGATGTTGAAATTGATTTAGAAGTAGATGCATACTTGCCAGATGCGTATATTTCAGATAGTAAACAAAAAATTATGATGTACAAACAATTTAGAGGTGTCTCTACGATTGAAGATATTGAGGAATTACAAGAAGAAATGATCGATCGTTTCGGGGACTACCCGCAAGAAGTTGGATATCTATTACAAATTGCAAATATTAAAGTATTAGCAATGAAGGAACAGATTGAGTTAATTAAACAAACAAAATTTGAAGTAACGTTTTTATTCTCAGAGCAAGCAAGTCAAAATATTGATGGTGGAAAATTATTCATGCTTGGTAATAGTTTTGGTCGTATGATTGGTCTTGGTATGGAAGGTTCTCGTTTAAAAATTGTTATGAAAACAAATGGATTAGAGACGGCAAAATGGTTAACAATCGCCGAAAATTTATTAAAAGGCTTACCTGACGTGAAAAAAGAAGTAATAAATGCCTAA
- the glmU gene encoding bifunctional UDP-N-acetylglucosamine diphosphorylase/glucosamine-1-phosphate N-acetyltransferase GlmU yields MSNRFAVILAAGKGTRMKSKLYKVLHPVCGKPMVQHVVDQVSQLGLQKLVTVVGHGAEKVQEQLGNVSEFALQAEQLGTAHAVDQAADVLANEEGTTLVICGDTPLITAETMEALLKHHEEAGAKATVLTAYIEEPAGYGRIVRNENGHVEKIVEHKDANEVELSIKEINTGTYCFDNKALFASLSKVSNDNVQGEYYLPDVIEILKNEGHIVSAYQTEHFDETLGVNDRVALSQAEIIMKNRINHKNMLNGVTIIDPSNTYISADAIIGSDTVLHPGTIIEGKTVIGSDCEIGPHTVIRDSEIGDQTTIRQSTVHDSKIGMEVSVGPFAHIRPDSVIGNEVRVGNFVEIKKTVFGNRSKASHLSYIGDTQVGEDVNLGCGSITVNYDGKNKFKTVIGDGVFIGCNSNLVAPVTVEDGAYVAAGSTITENVPSKALSIARARQVNKEDYVDQLLNKKKS; encoded by the coding sequence ATGTCAAACAGATTTGCAGTGATTCTAGCTGCAGGTAAAGGCACACGTATGAAGTCCAAGCTATACAAAGTGCTTCATCCTGTATGTGGAAAACCAATGGTACAGCATGTAGTCGATCAAGTATCTCAATTAGGATTGCAGAAACTTGTAACGGTAGTTGGACATGGTGCTGAAAAAGTACAAGAACAACTAGGGAACGTAAGTGAATTTGCATTACAAGCAGAACAACTTGGTACAGCACATGCTGTTGATCAAGCTGCTGATGTACTTGCAAATGAAGAAGGAACAACTTTAGTTATTTGTGGTGATACACCGCTTATAACGGCAGAAACAATGGAAGCATTGTTAAAGCATCATGAAGAAGCAGGGGCGAAGGCGACAGTGCTAACGGCATACATAGAAGAACCTGCTGGATATGGCCGCATTGTTCGTAATGAAAATGGTCATGTTGAAAAAATCGTTGAGCATAAAGATGCAAATGAAGTAGAGCTATCTATTAAAGAAATTAATACAGGTACGTATTGTTTTGATAATAAAGCACTATTTGCTTCACTTTCTAAAGTTTCAAATGATAACGTACAAGGTGAATACTACCTTCCGGATGTTATTGAAATTTTGAAAAATGAAGGTCATATTGTATCAGCTTATCAAACGGAGCATTTCGATGAAACGTTAGGTGTTAACGACAGAGTCGCTCTATCGCAAGCGGAAATTATTATGAAGAATCGTATCAATCATAAGAACATGTTGAATGGTGTTACAATTATTGATCCAAGTAACACATACATTTCTGCGGATGCAATTATTGGCAGTGATACAGTTCTTCATCCAGGAACGATTATTGAGGGTAAAACTGTAATTGGTTCTGATTGTGAAATTGGTCCACATACAGTTATACGCGATAGTGAAATTGGAGATCAGACAACAATTCGTCAATCTACTGTACATGATAGTAAGATTGGTATGGAAGTTTCAGTCGGCCCATTTGCACATATTCGCCCAGATTCAGTCATCGGTAATGAAGTACGCGTTGGAAACTTCGTGGAAATTAAAAAGACTGTTTTTGGTAATAGAAGTAAAGCTTCACACTTAAGTTATATCGGGGATACACAAGTTGGAGAAGACGTGAATCTTGGTTGTGGTTCAATTACGGTGAACTACGATGGAAAGAATAAATTCAAAACAGTTATTGGAGATGGCGTATTTATTGGTTGTAATTCAAATCTTGTTGCTCCTGTAACAGTTGAAGACGGTGCTTATGTTGCAGCAGGCTCTACAATTACAGAGAATGTTCCATCAAAAGCATTATCAATTGCACGTGCACGTCAAGTTAACAAAGAAGACTATGTTGATCAATTGCTGAATAAGAAAAAATCATAA
- a CDS encoding anti-sigma-F factor Fin family protein — MEGHYYCKHCGNNVGSITAEKVYSKVLFQLTEQERLDMIHFHENGNIYIKTICESCQETLSSYPEYYEYEKFLQ, encoded by the coding sequence ATGGAAGGACATTATTACTGTAAACATTGTGGGAATAACGTAGGTTCCATTACCGCAGAAAAGGTATACAGCAAGGTTTTATTTCAACTAACAGAGCAAGAACGATTGGATATGATTCATTTTCATGAAAATGGAAATATATATATAAAAACAATCTGTGAGTCGTGTCAAGAAACGCTCTCATCTTATCCGGAGTATTATGAATATGAAAAGTTTTTGCAATAA
- a CDS encoding RNA-binding S4 domain-containing protein has protein sequence MRLDKFLKVSRLIKRRTLAKEVADQGRIAINGQAAKASSDVKVDDELTIRFGQKVVTVKVNELKETTKKEDAANMYTVVREEKVKAEEGLF, from the coding sequence ATGCGCTTAGATAAATTTTTGAAAGTATCGCGTCTAATTAAAAGAAGAACATTGGCAAAAGAAGTAGCAGATCAAGGAAGGATTGCGATTAATGGACAAGCTGCAAAGGCAAGTTCTGATGTGAAAGTAGATGATGAACTAACAATTCGTTTTGGACAAAAAGTAGTAACTGTAAAAGTAAACGAATTAAAAGAAACAACGAAAAAAGAAGATGCAGCTAACATGTATACAGTAGTTCGTGAAGAGAAAGTGAAAGCAGAAGAAGGCTTGTTCTAA
- the spoVT gene encoding stage V sporulation protein T has product MKATGIVRRIDDLGRVVIPKEIRRTLRIREGDPLEIFVDRDGEVILKKYSPISELGDFAKEYAEALYDSLGHNVLVCDRDSIIAVAGVSKKEYLNKSVGDLIEKTMEDRKSVVMTDESEISIIDGVTEKVSSYTVGPIVANGDPIGAVIIFSKEAIISEVEHKAVNTAASFLAKQMEQ; this is encoded by the coding sequence ATGAAAGCAACTGGAATCGTACGTCGAATTGATGATTTAGGTAGGGTAGTAATTCCGAAAGAAATTCGTAGGACTCTTCGTATTCGAGAAGGGGATCCGCTCGAAATTTTTGTTGATCGCGATGGAGAAGTGATTTTGAAAAAATATTCTCCAATTAGTGAATTAGGTGATTTTGCAAAAGAATATGCAGAGGCTTTATACGATAGTTTAGGACATAACGTACTCGTATGTGATCGCGATTCTATTATCGCTGTAGCAGGGGTATCTAAAAAAGAATACTTAAATAAAAGTGTTGGCGATTTAATCGAAAAAACGATGGAAGATCGAAAATCTGTTGTTATGACAGATGAAAGTGAAATTTCGATTATCGATGGTGTAACGGAAAAGGTTAGTTCTTATACAGTTGGTCCAATCGTTGCAAATGGAGATCCGATTGGAGCTGTTATTATCTTTTCAAAAGAAGCAATTATAAGTGAGGTAGAGCATAAGGCAGTAAATACTGCTGCAAGTTTTTTAGCAAAACAAATGGAACAGTAA
- a CDS encoding polysaccharide biosynthesis protein gives MEAKKYQAFWRGAIILTIASFVTKVLSAFYRIPYQNIAGDIGFYIYQQIYPFYGFCLILATYGFPIIISKMVAERLEQGKQEEAEEIVCVSFWFLLGVGCIGFFTLFFGAHTIASVMGDANLDKLLRVISFSFLLMPFLSVARGYFQGFNNMIPTAVSQVIEQTIRVSIIVFLSLFLIAHEFDLYTVGAGAMLGSIAGGFIGILVLLFYMRHNFRSVFLRGWKRIHNKREIIRIIFWQGIAICVSNLVLIFIQMADSVSFYTLLIQAGEPMEIAKALKGVYDRSIPLMQLGTVVTTSFSLSLIPIITAAKERGDHLFIQQKVQLAMKITFVIGIAAALGLACIIEPTNTMLFENSEGSGVLAILAVSILFSSLSITTASILQGLGQTAKPALVVAFGGCLKLLLNYMLMPQFGVTGAAIATVISLMVIALLNSAFLIRIVEEPLIHKQGIFSVTISGLGMVIMLMLFMRIYEGFGLVRDEGYRGLAAIEALLGIAIGGVVYLFLIMKLNVFTKKELGTVMKQEKVQASLKKSG, from the coding sequence ATGGAAGCGAAGAAGTATCAAGCTTTTTGGCGCGGGGCTATTATATTAACGATTGCAAGTTTTGTTACGAAAGTATTAAGCGCTTTTTACCGTATTCCATATCAAAATATAGCGGGGGATATTGGTTTTTATATTTATCAACAAATTTACCCGTTTTATGGATTTTGTTTAATTTTAGCTACTTATGGTTTCCCCATTATCATTTCTAAGATGGTAGCAGAGCGTTTGGAACAAGGGAAGCAGGAAGAAGCAGAGGAGATTGTTTGTGTTTCTTTTTGGTTTTTATTGGGAGTCGGTTGTATAGGTTTCTTTACATTGTTTTTTGGTGCTCACACGATTGCATCAGTCATGGGTGATGCGAATTTAGATAAACTGCTAAGAGTTATTTCATTTTCATTCTTGTTAATGCCCTTTTTATCTGTTGCACGAGGGTACTTTCAAGGGTTTAACAATATGATACCAACAGCTGTATCGCAAGTGATTGAACAAACGATTCGTGTGTCCATTATTGTGTTTCTATCGTTGTTCCTCATCGCACATGAATTTGATTTATATACAGTTGGAGCAGGGGCGATGTTGGGGTCGATTGCAGGTGGCTTTATTGGTATACTCGTGCTTTTATTTTATATGCGACATAATTTTCGTTCCGTTTTTTTGCGAGGATGGAAGAGGATACACAATAAGAGGGAAATAATTCGAATTATTTTTTGGCAAGGAATAGCTATTTGTGTTAGTAATTTAGTACTAATTTTTATACAAATGGCAGATTCAGTTTCGTTTTATACATTGCTTATTCAAGCAGGAGAACCGATGGAAATTGCAAAAGCATTAAAAGGTGTTTATGACAGGAGTATTCCGCTTATGCAACTTGGCACAGTCGTGACGACCTCCTTTTCACTTTCGCTTATTCCGATTATTACGGCAGCAAAAGAAAGAGGAGATCATCTGTTCATCCAACAAAAGGTGCAGTTAGCGATGAAGATAACTTTTGTAATTGGGATTGCAGCTGCATTAGGATTAGCGTGTATTATTGAACCGACAAATACGATGTTGTTTGAAAATAGTGAGGGTTCAGGTGTATTAGCTATTTTAGCTGTTTCTATTTTATTTAGTTCCTTATCCATTACAACAGCTTCTATTCTGCAAGGGCTTGGTCAAACTGCAAAGCCAGCATTGGTTGTTGCATTTGGAGGGTGTTTAAAATTATTGCTCAATTATATGTTAATGCCGCAATTTGGTGTAACTGGAGCGGCGATTGCGACAGTAATTTCGCTCATGGTTATCGCTTTGTTAAATAGTGCTTTCCTTATTCGAATTGTAGAAGAACCACTCATTCATAAACAAGGCATATTTAGTGTAACGATCAGTGGGTTAGGAATGGTCATTATGTTAATGTTATTTATGCGGATTTATGAAGGGTTTGGACTAGTAAGAGATGAAGGATATAGAGGATTAGCTGCAATTGAGGCGCTACTAGGCATAGCGATTGGTGGAGTGGTATATCTATTTTTAATTATGAAATTAAATGTTTTTACAAAAAAAGAATTAGGAACTGTTATGAAGCAAGAAAAGGTACAAGCTTCATTGAAGAAGAGTGGATAG
- the pth gene encoding aminoacyl-tRNA hydrolase encodes MKLIVGLGNPGREYELTRHNIGFMGIDELARRWGISLNEQKFKGMYGSGFVNGEKVILLKPLTYMNLSGESIRPLMDYYKIDVEDFVVMYDDLDIPVGKLRLRMKGSAGGHNGVKSTISHLGTQEFQRIRMGIDRPKNGMKVVDYVLGRFTAEELPEVNQSIVKATEACEEWLKKPFLQIMNTFNG; translated from the coding sequence ATGAAATTAATAGTAGGACTTGGGAACCCGGGTAGAGAATATGAATTAACAAGGCATAATATCGGATTTATGGGAATTGATGAGCTTGCGAGACGATGGGGCATTTCTTTAAATGAACAAAAGTTTAAAGGCATGTATGGTTCAGGTTTTGTTAATGGTGAAAAAGTAATTTTATTAAAGCCGCTTACGTATATGAATTTATCTGGAGAAAGCATTCGTCCACTTATGGATTACTATAAAATTGATGTAGAAGATTTTGTTGTCATGTATGACGATTTAGATATCCCAGTGGGTAAATTGCGTCTTCGTATGAAAGGTAGCGCAGGCGGTCATAACGGTGTGAAATCGACAATTTCTCATTTAGGAACGCAAGAGTTCCAACGTATTCGTATGGGGATTGATCGTCCGAAAAATGGCATGAAAGTTGTGGATTATGTATTGGGGCGTTTCACAGCAGAAGAGCTACCAGAGGTAAATCAATCCATTGTAAAAGCTACGGAAGCATGTGAAGAGTGGTTAAAGAAACCATTTCTTCAAATTATGAATACTTTTAACGGTTAA
- a CDS encoding ribose-phosphate diphosphokinase translates to MSTQYLNSNLKVFSLNSNKELAEQIAKHIGVGLGKCSVDRFSDGEVQINIEESIRGCDVFIIQSTSFPVNEHIMELLIMIDALKRASAKTINIVIPYYGYARQDRKARSREPITSKLVANLLETAGATRVITLDLHAPQIQGFFDIPIDHLMGVPILSDYFETKGLKDIVIVSPDHGGVTRARKMADRLKAPIAIIDKRRPRPNVSEVMNIIGNIEGKTAILIDDIIDTAGTITLAANALVENGASEVYACCTHPVLSGPAIERIQNSNIKELVVTNSIVLPEEKKIDKVHELSVAPLIGEAIIRVYEEESVSVLFN, encoded by the coding sequence ATGTCGACTCAATATCTAAATTCTAATTTGAAAGTATTCTCTTTAAACTCTAATAAGGAACTTGCTGAGCAAATTGCAAAGCATATTGGAGTAGGGTTAGGGAAATGTTCTGTTGACCGTTTTAGTGATGGAGAAGTTCAAATTAACATTGAAGAAAGTATTCGTGGTTGCGATGTATTCATTATTCAATCTACAAGCTTCCCAGTAAACGAACATATCATGGAATTACTTATTATGATTGATGCATTAAAACGTGCATCTGCAAAAACAATTAATATTGTTATTCCTTATTATGGTTATGCGCGTCAAGACCGTAAAGCGCGTTCTCGTGAACCAATTACATCGAAACTTGTAGCAAACTTGCTTGAAACTGCAGGTGCAACTCGTGTAATCACTCTAGATTTACATGCTCCACAAATTCAAGGATTCTTTGATATTCCAATCGACCACTTAATGGGTGTACCGATTCTTTCTGATTACTTTGAGACAAAAGGTCTTAAAGATATCGTAATCGTATCTCCTGACCACGGTGGTGTAACACGTGCAAGAAAAATGGCGGACCGCTTAAAAGCGCCAATCGCTATTATTGATAAACGTCGCCCACGTCCGAATGTGTCGGAAGTTATGAATATCATTGGTAACATTGAAGGTAAGACAGCAATCTTAATTGATGACATCATTGATACAGCTGGTACAATTACATTAGCAGCAAACGCTCTTGTTGAGAACGGTGCTTCTGAAGTATATGCTTGCTGTACACACCCAGTTTTATCTGGTCCAGCAATTGAGCGTATCCAAAACTCAAATATTAAAGAGTTAGTTGTAACAAACTCTATTGTATTACCGGAAGAGAAGAAAATTGATAAAGTACACGAGCTTTCTGTTGCTCCATTGATCGGGGAAGCGATCATTCGTGTTTATGAAGAAGAATCAGTGAGTGTATTATTCAATTAA